The Lysinibacillus pakistanensis genome includes a window with the following:
- a CDS encoding HesB/IscA family protein: MTSLKQVIEITQAAGFHIQEMMEHNEEQGSFLRVAVNGGGCSGLSYGMHFDKEKKDDDIEDEQHGLRILVSREDAPILMGTKIDYKQSLMGGGFTIDNPNAIASCGCGTSFRAAKREGTPEVCE; the protein is encoded by the coding sequence ATGACAAGTTTAAAGCAAGTAATTGAAATTACACAGGCAGCTGGTTTTCATATTCAAGAAATGATGGAGCATAACGAAGAGCAAGGTTCTTTTTTACGTGTAGCTGTGAATGGCGGAGGCTGTAGTGGTCTGTCTTATGGGATGCATTTTGATAAAGAGAAAAAAGATGATGATATTGAAGATGAACAACATGGTTTAAGAATTCTTGTTTCCCGCGAAGATGCGCCGATTTTAATGGGAACAAAAATTGACTATAAACAATCGCTAATGGGCGGTGGCTTCACCATCGATAATCCAAATGCCATTGCGTCATGCGGCTGCGGTACGTCTTTCAGAGCAGCAAAACGTGAAGGTACGCCTGAGGTTTGTGAATAA